In the genome of Actinomadura graeca, one region contains:
- a CDS encoding helix-turn-helix domain-containing protein, with amino-acid sequence MLKTQRPAWAIRLQEERELRGWGPFDMARQLLRTVGVENPSLSRVRNMYRQILRWENGENYPGTWAPVYAETFGIPLHELFPEPPPRQSERLNKKKLDTLAQADVNVEISTPLHAGDDEMERRALLQLTALGLSAEAFGSTGEPVRQLLALALESEPRDLDAWHLTLSDHLHAILTRASSQARDGLIVDLVAIQRQLHTAEPDQATELRRVAAALSMLYANALTRLGQHAGAIHWWRTAKVAADATDDLGLRLMTRCEEAAFGLYGQRDLPTVIRLIDEAEGAAGTKPSSWRADLTGTRARALALQGRHDEAQEALSTFIDFTGDRNARGIMPTLWNENRVHFTASWVHACAGREAEADTERELVLARTQGYQYAANVRLHEALCTVVKGGAGPGAAQATEILAELPPAHQSHMILETGRTVLRAIPREQRNRPAVRELQTLTSGRHLIT; translated from the coding sequence ATGCTCAAGACACAACGTCCCGCCTGGGCCATCCGGCTCCAGGAGGAGCGCGAACTGCGAGGCTGGGGCCCCTTCGACATGGCCCGCCAGCTCCTGCGCACCGTCGGCGTGGAGAACCCCTCCCTCAGCCGGGTCAGGAACATGTACCGCCAGATCCTGCGCTGGGAGAACGGCGAGAACTACCCCGGCACCTGGGCCCCGGTCTACGCCGAGACCTTCGGCATCCCCCTGCACGAACTCTTCCCCGAACCACCCCCGCGGCAGTCCGAAAGACTCAACAAGAAGAAGCTGGACACACTCGCCCAAGCGGACGTAAACGTGGAGATATCAACCCCCCTCCACGCAGGAGACGACGAGATGGAGCGTCGCGCACTACTGCAACTCACCGCGCTCGGGTTGAGCGCAGAGGCATTCGGCTCCACCGGAGAACCCGTCCGCCAACTCCTCGCCCTGGCCCTCGAATCAGAACCCCGAGACCTCGACGCCTGGCACCTGACCCTGTCGGACCACCTGCACGCGATCCTCACTCGCGCGTCCTCGCAGGCGCGGGACGGTCTCATAGTCGACTTGGTCGCGATCCAGCGTCAGCTACACACCGCCGAGCCGGATCAGGCGACCGAACTGCGCCGGGTCGCGGCCGCGCTTTCCATGCTGTACGCCAACGCCCTCACCCGGCTCGGCCAGCACGCGGGCGCCATCCATTGGTGGCGCACTGCCAAGGTCGCCGCCGATGCCACCGACGACCTCGGCCTGCGCCTGATGACGCGCTGCGAAGAGGCCGCGTTCGGGCTTTACGGCCAGCGTGACCTGCCCACCGTCATCCGTCTGATCGATGAGGCCGAAGGTGCCGCCGGAACGAAACCCTCATCTTGGAGGGCTGACCTGACAGGAACACGCGCCAGGGCACTGGCACTACAGGGCAGGCACGACGAAGCCCAGGAGGCATTGAGCACCTTCATCGATTTCACCGGCGACAGGAATGCGCGAGGCATAATGCCGACGCTCTGGAACGAGAACCGCGTGCACTTCACAGCGAGTTGGGTCCATGCCTGTGCCGGACGTGAGGCAGAGGCCGACACGGAACGCGAGCTTGTCCTGGCCCGCACGCAGGGCTACCAGTACGCGGCGAACGTCCGGCTTCACGAAGCCCTGTGCACCGTGGTGAAGGGTGGAGCCGGTCCCGGCGCCGCGCAGGCCACGGAGATCCTCGCGGAGCTGCCACCCGCCCACCAGAGCCACATGATCCTTGAGACCGGGAGGACCGTCCTGCGCGCGATCCCTCGCGAGCAGCGAAACCGCCCGGCCGTCCGAGAACTGCAAACCCTCACCTCCGGAAGGCATCTCATCACCTAG
- the cyaB gene encoding class IV adenylate cyclase: MVEGSREIEVKYRIADPVAAAEALSAAGFVLSPPIHQDDQAYAEVGWQYGMSKVGVAFARLRTVQGRYVFTVKKPIDNEMVCTEYECEVSDREQMHHAIMAMGFYPTVQIVKTRRTASRAALSLCLDEVERIGSFLEVERLVASHQSGLQVQAELNEFVRSLGIAAERTTDTYDSLIRAAMQLSA, translated from the coding sequence ATGGTCGAAGGATCACGCGAGATCGAGGTCAAGTACCGCATCGCGGATCCGGTCGCGGCGGCTGAGGCTCTGAGCGCCGCCGGGTTCGTACTGTCGCCGCCGATCCACCAAGACGACCAGGCATATGCAGAAGTGGGCTGGCAGTACGGCATGAGCAAGGTCGGTGTCGCCTTCGCCCGGCTTCGCACCGTGCAGGGACGCTACGTCTTCACCGTCAAGAAGCCGATCGACAACGAGATGGTCTGTACCGAGTACGAGTGCGAGGTTTCAGACCGTGAGCAAATGCACCACGCAATCATGGCGATGGGCTTCTACCCAACCGTCCAGATCGTGAAGACGCGACGTACCGCTTCCCGCGCGGCCCTCTCGCTCTGTCTGGACGAGGTTGAACGCATCGGCAGTTTTTTGGAAGTCGAGCGCCTGGTGGCCTCGCACCAGTCCGGGCTCCAGGTGCAGGCTGAGCTGAACGAGTTCGTCCGGTCGCTCGGCATCGCCGCTGAGCGCACCACGGACACCTACGATTCCTTGATTCGGGCTGCGATGCAGCTCTCGGCCTAG
- a CDS encoding ferritin-like domain-containing protein — protein MTTATTRTKSRKPTTKSRASGKKARAARAVPIRQLNPAEGIKTVQDLADHLYVAAQVELSTIPLYLFAAYSIRTRGHSQWAAPRGVLRTLTGISIEEMLHLALVRNLMVAIGHGHEISFYDRDFIPEYPSFMLNRYNPDDPDGAELLLSLDRLSTEQVSTFRRLEMPDDIDPKATTFATHPEDVGQYTSLGEFYRAIDQAFCELDSKIDWAVEDARKQYKRAFWNEFGSGKPIRVYDLDTARQALKLIIEQGEGSVDDHKRIEIRPGVEDYTHYEKFLRIEKGVEGIGAVDGGPEYEINIDDPEATWPLVSDPALEDFEDQPAIHSLMTLFNAAYCYTLCLLDDLYDHSTDDVKKKKIPGTEREELFSYRYGLERNNISLMQGVLYPIAQTLVTTPITDGPYKGFNAAPSFEFYDFDEDPARSKKEQLLDLCEEAIQHFPILGGPDGVQRQINLVAAL, from the coding sequence ATGACGACCGCCACCACCAGGACGAAGTCCCGCAAGCCCACGACGAAGTCACGCGCGTCCGGCAAGAAGGCACGCGCGGCACGGGCAGTGCCGATCAGACAACTCAATCCGGCGGAGGGCATCAAGACCGTCCAGGACCTCGCCGACCACCTGTACGTCGCCGCGCAGGTGGAACTCTCCACGATCCCCCTGTACCTGTTCGCCGCGTACTCCATCAGGACCCGCGGGCACTCCCAGTGGGCGGCGCCCCGCGGCGTCCTGCGCACGCTGACCGGGATCTCGATCGAGGAGATGCTGCACCTGGCGCTCGTCCGCAACCTGATGGTCGCGATCGGCCACGGCCACGAGATCAGCTTCTACGACCGGGACTTCATCCCCGAGTACCCGAGCTTCATGCTGAACCGCTACAACCCCGACGACCCGGACGGCGCCGAGCTCCTCCTCAGCCTCGACCGGCTCTCCACGGAACAGGTCAGCACGTTCCGCCGGCTGGAGATGCCCGACGACATCGACCCCAAGGCGACCACCTTCGCCACGCACCCCGAGGACGTCGGCCAGTACACCAGCCTCGGCGAGTTCTACCGCGCCATCGACCAGGCGTTCTGCGAACTGGACAGCAAGATCGACTGGGCGGTCGAGGATGCCCGCAAACAGTACAAGCGCGCGTTCTGGAACGAGTTCGGCAGCGGCAAGCCCATCCGCGTCTACGACCTCGACACCGCCCGCCAGGCCCTGAAGCTCATCATCGAGCAGGGCGAGGGCTCCGTCGACGACCACAAGCGCATCGAAATCCGGCCCGGCGTCGAGGACTACACCCACTACGAGAAGTTCCTGCGGATCGAGAAGGGCGTGGAAGGCATCGGCGCCGTCGACGGCGGCCCCGAATACGAGATCAACATCGACGACCCCGAGGCCACCTGGCCCCTCGTCAGCGACCCCGCGCTGGAGGACTTCGAAGACCAGCCCGCCATCCACAGCCTGATGACGCTCTTCAACGCCGCCTACTGCTACACGCTCTGCCTGCTGGACGACCTGTACGACCACTCCACCGACGACGTGAAGAAAAAGAAGATCCCGGGCACCGAACGCGAGGAGCTCTTCAGCTACCGCTACGGACTCGAACGCAACAACATCTCTCTCATGCAAGGCGTCCTCTACCCCATCGCCCAGACCCTCGTCACCACACCCATCACCGACGGCCCCTACAAGGGCTTCAACGCCGCACCGTCATTCGAGTTCTACGACTTCGACGAAGACCCGGCCCGCTCCAAGAAAGAACAACTCCTCGACCTGTGCGAAGAGGCCATCCAGCACTTTCCCATCCTCGGCGGCCCCGACGGCGTCCAACGCCAAATCAACCTGGTAGCTGCGTTGTAG
- a CDS encoding DNA-binding domain-containing protein, which produces MPEPSELALLQRWMQEAILDADAAADDVEETLTASSTLNARQRLGIYWRGYRLRLLETMRGMHPGLTHLLGEEMFDRFALDYLDARPSRAYTLSRLDEGFTDHLSTTRPDAGDPEGWPDLIIDLARLERIAGEVIDGPGTEDGPLLRPADLPGGAALRCVRLVPAPCLHLPDFAFPVNEYLAAVRRGEDPAPPPPRPVRLAVHRRDYRVTTRELDPAAHRALRALAGGATVGAALGGTPEAADRLRRWTDLGYFAAVHRPATAAPPHTEERATR; this is translated from the coding sequence ATGCCTGAACCGTCCGAGCTGGCCTTGCTGCAGCGGTGGATGCAGGAGGCGATCCTGGACGCGGACGCCGCCGCCGACGACGTCGAGGAGACGCTCACCGCGTCATCCACGCTGAACGCCCGGCAGCGGCTCGGGATCTACTGGCGCGGCTACCGGCTCCGGCTGCTGGAGACCATGCGCGGCATGCACCCCGGCCTGACGCACCTGCTCGGCGAGGAGATGTTCGACCGCTTCGCCCTCGACTACCTCGACGCGCGCCCGTCCCGCGCGTACACGCTGTCCCGGCTGGACGAGGGGTTCACCGACCACCTGTCGACGACCAGGCCCGACGCCGGGGACCCGGAGGGATGGCCGGACCTGATCATCGACCTGGCCCGGCTGGAACGCATCGCCGGCGAGGTCATCGACGGCCCCGGCACCGAGGACGGCCCGCTCCTGCGCCCCGCCGACCTCCCCGGCGGCGCGGCCCTGCGCTGCGTCCGCCTCGTCCCCGCGCCCTGCCTGCACCTGCCGGACTTCGCGTTCCCCGTCAACGAGTACCTGGCGGCCGTCCGGCGCGGCGAGGACCCCGCGCCGCCCCCGCCACGTCCGGTGCGGCTGGCCGTCCACCGCCGGGACTACCGCGTCACGACACGGGAACTCGACCCCGCCGCCCACCGGGCGCTCCGCGCGCTGGCCGGGGGCGCCACCGTCGGCGCCGCCCTCGGCGGCACACCCGAGGCCGCCGACCGCCTCCGACGCTGGACGGACCTCGGCTACTTCGCCGCCGTCCACCGGCCCGCCACCGCCGCACCACCACACACGGAAGAGAGAGCGACACGATGA
- a CDS encoding DUF692 domain-containing protein gives MTSAATDHRPLGFGVGLRAPHMDHVRRHRPAVDFFEVISENFMDCAGGRRRALEGIAERHPIVLHGVSLSIGGTDPLDFGYLARLRDLAGAVRARLVSDHVCWTGVLGRNTHDLLPLPFTEAALAHVTGRVRVVQEFLGRRLVLENPSTYVGFSASTMPEQEFMARLVQDSGCGLLLDVNNVHVSAVNHNFDPVDYLDALPLDRVEQIHLAGHTDYGTHIIDTHDGPVADPVWDLYRHVTERAAGIPTLLEWDDRLPAFPVLEAELDKARRVAARTPVPAGSDLDA, from the coding sequence ATGACGTCGGCGGCCACCGACCACCGGCCGCTCGGTTTCGGAGTGGGCCTGCGCGCGCCGCACATGGACCACGTGCGGCGGCACCGGCCCGCCGTGGACTTCTTCGAGGTGATCTCGGAGAACTTCATGGACTGCGCGGGGGGACGGCGCCGCGCCCTGGAGGGGATCGCCGAACGCCACCCGATCGTGCTGCACGGGGTCTCGCTGTCGATCGGCGGCACCGACCCGCTCGACTTCGGCTACCTCGCCCGGTTACGGGACCTGGCCGGCGCGGTCCGCGCGCGGCTGGTGTCCGACCACGTCTGCTGGACGGGCGTCCTCGGGCGCAACACCCACGACCTGCTCCCGCTGCCGTTCACCGAGGCCGCCCTGGCGCACGTGACGGGACGCGTCCGCGTCGTCCAGGAGTTCCTCGGACGCCGCCTGGTGCTGGAGAACCCGAGCACGTACGTCGGCTTCTCCGCCTCGACCATGCCCGAGCAGGAGTTCATGGCCCGGCTCGTCCAGGACAGCGGCTGCGGACTGCTGCTGGACGTCAACAACGTCCACGTCTCGGCCGTCAACCACAACTTCGACCCCGTCGACTACCTCGACGCCCTGCCCCTGGACCGGGTCGAGCAGATCCACCTGGCCGGGCACACCGACTACGGCACCCACATCATCGACACCCACGACGGCCCGGTCGCCGACCCGGTCTGGGACCTCTACCGGCACGTGACCGAACGCGCCGCGGGGATCCCCACGCTGCTGGAATGGGACGACCGGCTGCCCGCCTTCCCCGTCCTGGAGGCCGAGCTCGACAAGGCGCGGCGGGTGGCGGCCCGGACCCCGGTCCCCGCCGGGAGCGACCTCGATGCCTGA